One Tunturibacter gelidoferens genomic region harbors:
- a CDS encoding AraC family transcriptional regulator — MTEYDPKRGISVATLAYEYPSRFEVLEHAHGSDQLIYAISGLMEISSDQSMWLIPPHFALWIPARTHHRIHMPGPVSMRTLYLRTGLTARLDPRCAVLHVTPLLRELIVETVRVSQLRVRNRYECALRDLLISQIQKASPVPTFVTLPRDARAFAVAQAVLRKPAESMAMADLCSEAGVSVRTIQRVFRKEIGIDFESWRRQVRLTKAVELLVSGYSIKEVAHKVGYCQPSAFVEMFRRTFGTTPKAWMLALETLANDPPTTHKPPSAPQRSGKQ; from the coding sequence TTGACGGAATACGACCCGAAGCGCGGCATTTCTGTTGCGACGCTCGCCTATGAATACCCTTCCAGGTTTGAGGTGTTAGAACACGCACATGGGTCGGATCAACTGATCTACGCAATCAGTGGCCTCATGGAAATATCTTCCGATCAGAGCATGTGGTTGATCCCGCCGCATTTTGCGTTGTGGATTCCAGCCAGAACCCACCATCGGATTCACATGCCTGGACCTGTTTCGATGCGCACGCTTTATCTGCGAACAGGCCTGACCGCGAGATTGGATCCGCGGTGCGCCGTGCTGCACGTGACTCCGCTGCTACGAGAACTTATCGTGGAAACCGTACGCGTCAGTCAGCTTCGTGTGCGGAATCGCTACGAGTGCGCTCTTCGCGACCTGCTTATTTCTCAGATTCAGAAGGCCTCCCCGGTGCCCACCTTTGTGACGCTGCCACGAGACGCGAGAGCATTTGCTGTGGCTCAGGCAGTCTTGCGGAAACCGGCTGAGTCGATGGCGATGGCGGATCTATGTTCCGAGGCAGGTGTCAGTGTCAGAACGATCCAGAGGGTGTTTCGTAAGGAGATCGGCATCGACTTTGAATCGTGGCGACGACAGGTCCGATTGACCAAAGCCGTGGAGCTATTGGTTTCGGGATATTCGATCAAGGAAGTAGCCCACAAGGTCGGTTATTGTCAGCCGAGCGCCTTTGTCGAAATGTTCCGCCGGACATTTGGAACAACTCCAAAGGCGTGGATGTTAGCATTGGAAACCCTAGCCAATGATCCACCAACCACACACAAGCCGCCCTCAGCGCCCCAACGCTCTGGCAAGCAGTGA
- a CDS encoding GlcG/HbpS family heme-binding protein: MQITTEQAERVLKASILKARELGVSVCIAILDSGGHLKTFHRMDGAWLGVIDVAIKKAKTSALFEMETQVLDNYSKAGADAHGIELTNGHLVTFAGGIPLKDVDGQMIGSIGVSGGQVAQDYAVAQSGQSALKG; this comes from the coding sequence ATGCAAATTACGACGGAGCAAGCGGAGCGCGTCTTGAAGGCTTCCATACTGAAGGCTCGCGAACTAGGAGTTTCAGTTTGCATCGCAATCCTTGATTCGGGAGGCCACTTGAAAACATTTCATCGTATGGATGGAGCATGGCTTGGAGTGATCGATGTGGCCATTAAGAAAGCGAAGACATCCGCTCTGTTCGAAATGGAGACGCAGGTCCTTGATAACTACAGCAAAGCAGGGGCAGATGCGCATGGAATTGAGCTCACCAATGGCCACCTTGTAACATTTGCCGGTGGAATCCCCCTTAAGGACGTCGATGGACAAATGATCGGTAGCATCGGCGTGTCCGGGGGGCAGGTGGCTCAAGATTATGCAGTCGCTCAAAGCGGTCAATCAGCATTGAAAGGCTAG
- a CDS encoding di-heme oxidoredictase family protein, with translation MALATCAYTSAQTKAGPVDPGVRGGVAGAGDPLKGLTADEAAFFQDGMTRFAQVEAVSKGANNGLGPRFNSNQCLSCHAQPTAGGSSPSQNPLLAVATLNGAKNTVPWFITQNGPVREARFKRSPSGASDGEVHDDFVITGRTDAPGCTIAQPDFLPAGDPLTGQHGNRNIIFRIPTPLFGAGLIESIPDSAILANLASDATTKSSLGISGHANAHLSGNVNLSANDGTITRFGWKAQNKSLLMFAGEAYNVEMGISNQLFPQERDETPGCRFIATPEDTLNFTTASPTTGSPTTGNSNTAALSDIEAFANFMRMLAPPTPAPATPSSEKGRNTFGQIGCAQCHTPSFTTGTMIASGSSKVPSAALSNQTANLFSDLLVHHMGEGLADGITQGGAGPDEFRTAPLWGVGQRVFFLNDGRTTNLVDAIRAHQSRGSEANKVIERFNKLSTQEQQEIIDFLRSL, from the coding sequence GTGGCCTTGGCCACATGTGCGTATACATCGGCTCAAACCAAAGCAGGCCCGGTAGACCCCGGCGTGCGCGGTGGCGTGGCCGGTGCCGGCGATCCGCTCAAGGGCCTTACTGCGGATGAAGCTGCGTTCTTCCAGGATGGAATGACGAGGTTCGCTCAAGTCGAGGCCGTGAGCAAAGGCGCGAACAACGGCCTCGGGCCCCGCTTCAACTCAAACCAGTGTCTCTCCTGCCACGCGCAGCCGACTGCAGGTGGATCGAGCCCTTCGCAAAATCCCCTGCTGGCAGTTGCCACCTTGAATGGCGCGAAGAACACCGTGCCCTGGTTCATCACGCAAAACGGTCCTGTCCGCGAAGCGCGATTCAAACGGAGCCCCAGCGGAGCCAGCGACGGCGAGGTGCACGATGACTTCGTGATCACCGGGCGAACCGACGCCCCCGGTTGCACCATCGCGCAACCCGACTTCCTGCCCGCGGGAGATCCGCTCACTGGCCAGCATGGCAATCGGAATATAATCTTCCGAATCCCGACTCCCCTCTTTGGCGCAGGGCTCATAGAATCGATCCCCGACTCAGCCATTCTTGCCAATCTGGCGTCCGATGCAACCACGAAGTCGTCCCTGGGTATCTCCGGCCATGCGAATGCACACCTGAGCGGAAATGTGAACCTCAGTGCAAACGATGGCACCATCACCCGTTTCGGCTGGAAGGCGCAGAACAAATCCCTCCTCATGTTCGCGGGCGAGGCCTACAACGTCGAGATGGGAATCTCGAACCAGCTCTTCCCGCAAGAGCGCGACGAGACGCCCGGCTGTCGCTTCATCGCCACTCCCGAGGACACGCTCAACTTTACGACTGCTTCGCCTACCACCGGATCCCCGACCACCGGCAATTCAAACACCGCAGCCCTCTCAGACATCGAAGCGTTTGCCAACTTCATGCGGATGCTGGCCCCGCCCACACCGGCTCCCGCCACCCCGTCCAGCGAAAAGGGACGCAACACGTTTGGGCAGATAGGATGCGCCCAATGCCACACCCCCTCGTTCACCACCGGCACAATGATCGCGAGCGGCTCCTCTAAAGTCCCGAGCGCCGCGCTCTCCAATCAGACCGCGAATCTTTTCTCCGACCTCCTCGTCCACCACATGGGCGAAGGTCTCGCCGATGGCATCACGCAAGGCGGTGCCGGCCCTGACGAGTTCCGAACAGCCCCCCTGTGGGGCGTCGGCCAACGTGTCTTCTTCTTGAATGATGGACGGACCACCAACTTGGTAGACGCCATCAGAGCGCACCAAAGCCGTGGCAGCGAAGCAAACAAGGTCATCGAACGCTTCAATAAACTAAGCACTCAGGAGCAGCAGGAGATCATCGATTTCCTGCGCTCGCTCTAG
- a CDS encoding sensor histidine kinase produces the protein MKGHPVEGLYIILSGRLVVFVDRGDGPSKFIEWREGDVTGMLPYSRMVTPPGDVRALEPVEVFAIPREHLRSITRECYEVTAILVHRMLDRARLFTSSELQNEKMISLGKLSAGLAHELNNPASAIERCAAMLEDRLKDSEEATRDLAAETLNDEQIAAVEAVRRSCIAKQGREVRSPLEQSDHEEAIEEWLAGHGLDTSNAQMLADTEVTFEALELLAAGVERPALNAVLRWAGADCAVRHLTSKIQHSATRISSLVNAVKGFTHMDQANVADPVDLGSCLANTVAVLQSKAHEKSVNVTLELEAELPKVRGFAAELNQVWGNLIDNALDAAVNGGHVQVLANRENQSVVVRILDDGAGVPAEIRDRIFDPFFTTKPMGQGIGLGLDIARRLVRHNDGAITFESQPGRTEFRVTLPIAEI, from the coding sequence ATGAAGGGCCACCCGGTGGAGGGCCTTTACATCATTCTTTCCGGACGACTGGTTGTGTTTGTCGATCGTGGCGACGGGCCGAGCAAATTTATTGAGTGGCGTGAAGGAGATGTCACGGGTATGTTGCCGTATTCGCGGATGGTGACTCCGCCCGGAGATGTGCGTGCCCTGGAACCTGTGGAGGTTTTCGCGATACCCCGCGAGCATCTCAGGTCGATAACGCGAGAATGTTACGAAGTCACTGCGATTTTGGTGCATAGGATGCTTGATCGCGCCCGGCTTTTTACCTCAAGTGAGCTGCAAAACGAAAAGATGATCTCGCTGGGCAAACTCTCGGCGGGTTTGGCGCACGAACTCAATAATCCTGCCTCGGCGATCGAGCGTTGCGCGGCGATGCTTGAGGATCGTCTGAAAGACTCCGAAGAGGCCACGCGCGATCTGGCTGCGGAGACGCTGAACGATGAGCAGATTGCCGCTGTGGAGGCGGTTCGCAGGTCCTGCATCGCGAAACAGGGCCGTGAGGTGCGCTCTCCGCTGGAACAGTCTGATCACGAAGAGGCGATTGAAGAGTGGCTTGCCGGGCACGGACTGGACACGTCGAACGCACAGATGCTCGCCGATACCGAGGTGACATTTGAGGCGCTGGAGCTGCTGGCTGCTGGGGTGGAGCGACCGGCATTGAACGCGGTGTTGCGGTGGGCCGGTGCCGACTGTGCGGTGCGGCATCTGACTTCGAAGATTCAGCATTCGGCAACGCGCATCTCTAGCCTGGTGAATGCGGTGAAGGGATTTACCCACATGGACCAGGCGAACGTGGCGGACCCGGTGGATCTGGGGTCATGCCTGGCGAACACAGTGGCGGTACTTCAGTCGAAGGCGCATGAGAAGTCGGTGAATGTAACGCTGGAGTTGGAGGCCGAACTACCAAAGGTCCGTGGCTTCGCTGCTGAATTGAATCAAGTATGGGGAAATCTGATCGACAACGCCTTAGACGCCGCGGTCAATGGAGGCCACGTGCAGGTGCTTGCGAATCGAGAGAACCAAAGTGTTGTGGTGCGAATCCTCGATGACGGCGCCGGCGTTCCGGCCGAGATCCGCGACCGAATCTTCGATCCATTCTTCACCACCAAACCAATGGGACAAGGAATTGGCCTCGGGCTCGACATCGCCCGGCGCCTCGTGCGTCACAACGACGGCGCGATCACTTTCGAATCGCAACCGGGCCGGACGGAGTTTCGGGTAACGCTGCCGATCGCAGAAATCTAG
- a CDS encoding VOC family protein: MSQPFGLGKYNIIGFVSIVDVSRARAFYRDTLGLRLVIEEPPFALVFDANGIMLRLGMANEIAPAHGTVLGWQVPEISATVKNLGQAGVQFERYGGMDQDELGVWTSPTGAKVAWFKDPDGNILSISEHPELKIGTQDL, encoded by the coding sequence ATGTCACAACCGTTCGGACTCGGCAAGTACAATATCATCGGATTCGTCTCCATCGTAGACGTATCCCGCGCAAGAGCTTTCTATCGGGACACGCTTGGCCTGCGGCTGGTGATAGAAGAACCGCCGTTCGCGTTGGTCTTTGACGCCAACGGCATCATGCTTCGACTTGGGATGGCTAACGAGATTGCGCCAGCGCATGGCACGGTCTTGGGTTGGCAAGTCCCGGAGATCAGCGCAACCGTCAAAAACTTGGGGCAAGCTGGAGTCCAATTCGAGCGCTATGGGGGTATGGATCAGGATGAGTTGGGTGTCTGGACTTCACCTACCGGCGCTAAGGTCGCCTGGTTCAAAGACCCAGACGGAAATATTCTGAGCATCTCAGAACATCCTGAGTTGAAGATCGGAACACAAGACCTCTGA
- the creD gene encoding cell envelope integrity protein CreD — protein MNLKLALKLLVIGVVTGAILIALAMVNGTITDRQKYRDDAVKSIEASYAGPQTVIGPVLVRPYTQTTVTMEDGEKGVKKRVEHVTTLTATSFPHVLDVRGRLTPTERRHGLYMVTVYEFAGHLKGTVEIAQPQTTGTVEWGEPYLAMSVEDVRGIVGTPTVVVNGTPQTMLQGAESTMGWQRNLRVPLRGMKELNGHLEFAIDIDLAGTEQLSVAPVGDSNHVELSSTWRSPLFAGRFLPRTREVGENGFSAAWDVSSLATGTQVQMESNPVKPIDLMNVSLLTPIDPYKLSDRATKYGILFVVLTFGGFFLFEMMKELPIHPVQYLLVGFGLAIFFLLLVSFSEHMAFALSYLIASAACIGLLTFYLSYVLRSVTRGVGFGAILTALYAAVYGLLISEDNALILGSLMLFAVLAVVMVVTRKVDWYKGGSDLMKAAVAPPPPRPTQGLGL, from the coding sequence ATGAACCTCAAGTTGGCGTTGAAGCTGCTGGTCATTGGTGTGGTGACGGGTGCGATCTTGATTGCCTTGGCGATGGTGAATGGTACGATCACCGATCGACAGAAATACCGGGATGATGCGGTGAAGAGTATCGAGGCGAGCTATGCAGGGCCGCAGACGGTGATCGGGCCTGTACTGGTTAGGCCGTATACACAGACGACCGTGACGATGGAGGATGGTGAGAAGGGAGTCAAGAAGAGAGTGGAGCATGTCACTACGCTGACGGCAACGTCGTTTCCCCATGTGCTGGACGTACGCGGAAGGTTGACGCCGACGGAGCGACGGCATGGGCTGTATATGGTCACGGTATATGAGTTTGCAGGGCATCTGAAGGGGACGGTGGAGATCGCACAGCCGCAGACGACGGGAACCGTAGAGTGGGGTGAGCCATACCTCGCGATGTCCGTTGAGGACGTGCGCGGGATTGTGGGTACGCCGACGGTAGTGGTCAATGGGACGCCACAGACGATGCTCCAAGGAGCTGAGTCAACAATGGGTTGGCAGCGGAATCTACGGGTGCCTCTGCGCGGCATGAAGGAGCTGAATGGGCATTTGGAGTTTGCGATCGACATAGATCTGGCAGGGACGGAACAGCTGAGCGTGGCACCGGTTGGCGATTCGAATCATGTGGAACTGAGTTCGACGTGGCGTTCTCCATTATTTGCCGGGCGCTTTCTGCCGCGGACACGAGAGGTGGGCGAAAACGGGTTTTCGGCGGCGTGGGATGTTTCTTCGTTGGCGACAGGAACGCAGGTTCAGATGGAGTCGAACCCGGTGAAGCCGATCGATCTGATGAATGTGAGTCTGTTGACGCCGATTGATCCGTACAAATTAAGCGATCGGGCGACGAAGTATGGAATTTTATTTGTGGTGCTAACGTTCGGCGGGTTTTTCCTGTTCGAGATGATGAAAGAGCTGCCGATTCACCCGGTGCAGTATCTGCTGGTTGGGTTTGGGCTAGCGATCTTCTTTTTGCTGCTGGTCAGCTTCTCGGAACATATGGCGTTTGCGTTGTCCTACCTGATTGCCAGCGCGGCTTGTATCGGGTTGCTGACGTTCTATCTGTCGTATGTCCTGCGAAGCGTGACGCGTGGGGTCGGCTTTGGAGCGATACTGACGGCCCTTTATGCGGCAGTCTACGGACTGCTCATCAGCGAGGACAACGCGCTCATCCTGGGATCTCTGATGTTGTTCGCAGTGCTGGCCGTTGTGATGGTGGTGACGCGGAAGGTGGATTGGTACAAAGGTGGATCGGATTTGATGAAGGCCGCCGTGGCACCACCACCACCGCGTCCGACGCAAGGGTTGGGACTGTAG
- a CDS encoding SDR family oxidoreductase has translation MKEILITGAGSGFGEGTALGLAQKGHNVIAAVQTWPQVTALREKAGSLGLKTLRVEKLDLLDTYDVAHALKLKFDILVNNAGIGEGGPMSEIPVELVRKNFETNVFAALDFTQRVVRSWVAAGIHGKVVFVSSAVGLLTVPPIPAYAASKHAVQSIAEAMYEELKPFGIQVQTINPGPYLTGFNETVVEAGLRWMSDDVNFIKREAFKKIVDGLLGKPEGRLDPKDMIAKMVEVIPSREGKFLNIFPPSSEDWVKSYQQQLFDRTI, from the coding sequence ATGAAGGAAATATTGATCACGGGAGCAGGTTCAGGATTTGGCGAAGGGACCGCTCTCGGACTAGCGCAAAAAGGGCACAACGTAATAGCAGCTGTTCAGACCTGGCCACAAGTTACAGCTCTGCGTGAAAAAGCTGGCTCACTCGGCCTCAAAACACTAAGGGTCGAGAAGCTCGACCTGCTCGACACTTATGATGTCGCACACGCGCTGAAATTGAAGTTTGACATTTTGGTGAATAACGCCGGCATCGGCGAGGGAGGACCGATGTCTGAGATTCCCGTCGAGCTGGTGCGCAAGAACTTTGAAACAAACGTCTTCGCGGCTTTGGATTTTACACAGCGCGTGGTGAGGAGTTGGGTAGCCGCAGGCATTCATGGAAAGGTGGTATTCGTCTCCTCAGCCGTCGGACTTCTCACGGTCCCACCAATTCCCGCATATGCCGCGAGCAAGCATGCCGTGCAATCTATCGCTGAAGCGATGTACGAGGAGCTGAAACCCTTCGGAATTCAGGTCCAAACGATCAATCCCGGACCGTACCTTACCGGTTTCAACGAAACTGTGGTTGAAGCGGGTCTACGTTGGATGAGCGATGACGTCAACTTTATCAAGCGCGAAGCCTTCAAGAAAATCGTCGACGGGCTGCTAGGGAAACCAGAAGGGAGACTCGATCCAAAAGACATGATCGCAAAGATGGTTGAAGTGATCCCTTCTCGCGAGGGGAAGTTTCTCAACATTTTTCCTCCTTCGTCGGAAGACTGGGTCAAGAGCTACCAGCAGCAACTTTTCGATCGCACTATCTAA